The Chrysemys picta bellii isolate R12L10 chromosome 12, ASM1138683v2, whole genome shotgun sequence genome has a segment encoding these proteins:
- the LOC135975035 gene encoding zinc finger protein RFP-like gives MAAVNPAKTLQDEITCPICLEYFKDPVSLDCDHSFCQACITQCWEIFATDISCPQCREIFPQGNLRPNRQLRNIVEAARELRLQTAKEPEIERLCEKHKEPLKLFCKEDEILICLVCDRSKEHRDHTVIPAEEAAEEFKEKIQAHLQTLREEREKLLRCKVSVETRRQEYLRKTLTKRQKIVSEFQQLRQFLEEQERLLLAQLAELNEEIVKIQNENSTKLSEEISHLSELISEMEGKCQKPTSEFLQDVRSTLGRCEKGKFQQPEEISPELEERISGFSQKTIALLETVRKFKDTLPSALETKRVNVTLDPDTIHPQLVLSEDWKSVRWEETWQDLPDNPERFDTEPCVLGCEGFTSGRHCWEVELGCGGGWAVGVARESVRRKGQISPEEGIWGVGYVLDQFWALTSPVTPLPRRRVPSRIRVCLDCDRGQVTFIDAGDEAPIFTFPPGSVPGERIRPWLGVLGVGSRLRLCP, from the exons ATGGCTGCTGTGAATCcagcaaaaactctccaggatgAAATCACCTGTCCCATCTGTCTGGAGTATTTTAAAGATCCGGTGTCTCTCGACTGTGATCACAGTTTCTGCCAAGCCTGCATCACCCAGTGCTGGGAGATATTCGCTACAGACatctcctgccctcagtgcagagagatcTTTCCACAGGGGAACCTCAGGCCAAACAGGCAGCTCAGAAATATTGtggaagcagccagagaactCAGGTTGCAGACAGCGAAAGAACCAGAAATAGAGAGACTGTGTGAGAAACACAAGGAGCCTCTAAAACTGTTCTGCAAAGAGGATGAAATCCTCATCTGCCTGGTGTGTGACAGATCCAAGGAGCACAGAGATCACACCGTCATTCCTGCAGAGGAAGCTGCGGAAGAATTTAAG GAAAAGATTCAGGCCCATTTGCAgactctgagggaagagagagaaaagctgctgaGATGTAAAGTGAGTGTAGAGACAAGAAGGCAGGAATATCTG AGAAAGACACTAACCAAGAGAcagaagattgtgtctgaatttcagcaactgcggcaattcctggaggaacaagagcgactcctgctggcccagctggcagagctgaatgaggagattgtgaagataCAGAATGAAAATAGCACCAAACTCTCGGAGGAGATTTCCCATCTCAGTGAGCTGATCAGTGAgatggaggggaagtgtcagaagccaacaagtgaattcctgcag GATGTCAGAAGCACCTTGGGCAG GTGTGAGAAGGGGAAGTTCCAACAGCCAGAGGAGATTTCTCCTGAACTGGAAGAGCGAATCAGTGGTTTCTCCCAGAAAACTATTGCACTATTGGAGACTGTGAGGAAGTTCAAAG ACACTCTGCCGTCTGCACTGGAGACAAAAAGAG tgaacgtgactctggatccagacacgatTCATCCCCAACTTGTCCTGTCTGAGGATTGGAAAAGTGTGAGATGGGAAGAAACATGGCAGGATCTGCCTGACAATCCTGAAAGATTTGACActgagccctgtgtgctgggctgtgagggattcacctccgggagacattgctgggaggtggagctgggttgtgggggaggctgggctgtgggggtggccagagagtctgtgaggaggaagggacagatcagccctgaggaggggatctggggtgTGGGGTATGTGTTGGATCAGTtctgggctctcacctcccctgtgacccccctgccccggcgccgggtccccagcaggatccgggtttgtctggactgtgaccgggggcaggtgacatttatcgatgctggtgacgaggccccgatcttcactttcccgccgggctccgtccctggggagagaatccgaccctggctTGGGGTGCTGGGGGTAGGATCCCGGCTCCGCCTGTGTCCCTGa
- the LOC101931664 gene encoding uncharacterized protein LOC101931664, with the protein MPAPRGRRAPAWSTPEVVDLLGLWGQGDVQAQLRNSRRNFDVYSQIARGMEEKGYDRDPQQCRVKIKELRQAYQKAKEANSRSGAEPQTCRFYKELHAILDGDSTSTAKHPVDTLGDLESQATGVNPEIEVMIKEEDDEEEEEYGAQATGGSGGVASQDFFLTPEQSSQSQQSSPGEPDAGEGTSAAANAALRASPSTPEERLGQVRRRKKRTREDMFQEVLRASRASEREQRAWRIMINDKMHRDSEDRRNGQQEMITLLREQTDMLRSLIELQAEHIRARLPLQPIENCIPGPPYTGLHVSSGPAAVPQALHPTEDYTQ; encoded by the exons ATGCCGGCTCCACGCGGCAGACgggctcctgcctggagtacgccggaggtggtggatctcctgggcctgtggggacaGGGGGAcgtgcaggcacagctccgaaACAGCCGTCGGAACTTCGACGTCTACAGCCAGATTGCTCGGggcatggaggagaagggctacgacagggacccgcagcagtgccgcgtaaaaatcaaggagctgcggcaggcgtaccagaaggcaaAGGAGGCAAATAGTCGCTCTGGTGCAGAGCCGCAGACGTGccgcttctacaaggagctgcacgCCATCCTCGACGGCGACTCCACCTCCACCGCCAAGCATCCTGTGGATACTTTGGGGGACCTGGAGTCACAGGCCACCGGAGTGAACCCTGAGATCGAGGTGATGATCAAGGAAGAGGatgacgaggaagaggaggagtatgGGGCACAGGCGACAGGGGGATCCGGCGGTGTGGCGAGCCAGGACTTCTTTTTGACTCCTGAgcagtctagccagtcccagcagtccAGCCCCGGTGAACCTGATGCAGGGGAGGGAACCTCTG CAGCTGCAAATGCGGCCTTGAGGGCCTCTCCATCCACCCCAGAGGAGCGGCTgggccaggtgaggaggagaaagaagaggacaagGGAAGACATGTTTCAGGAGGTCCTGCGAGCCTCCCGCGCTTCGGAGCGTGAGCAGAGGGCTTGGAGGATAATGATCAATGACAAAATGCACAGGGATAGCGAGGACAGGAGAAACGGGCAGCAAGAGATGATCACATTGCTCCGGGAGCAGACAGACATGCTGCGGTCTCTGATTGAACTTCAGGCCGAACACATCCGTGCtcgcctccccctgcagcccatagAGAACTGCATTCCGGGACCTCCCTATACTGGCCTCCATGTATCTTCTGGGCCCGCAGCAGTACCCCAGGCACTCCACCCCACGGAAGATTACACACAATGA